In the genome of Sphingomonas naphthae, one region contains:
- a CDS encoding MerR family transcriptional regulator, which yields MAEKSEGAFRTIGELSAELGVPQHILRYWETRFPQLKPLQRAGNRRYYRPADVALVQRINRLLNQEGYTVRGVQKLLAGGAAEPATVEAAVPPPAAPLPATADAPTTDRKALAQVRDALARLLADDAPGHL from the coding sequence GTGGCGGAGAAATCGGAAGGCGCCTTCCGCACCATCGGTGAGCTGTCCGCCGAACTGGGCGTGCCGCAGCATATCCTGCGCTATTGGGAAACGCGCTTTCCCCAGCTGAAGCCGCTCCAGCGCGCGGGCAACCGCCGCTATTATCGCCCGGCCGACGTGGCGCTGGTGCAGCGGATCAACCGCCTGCTCAACCAGGAAGGCTATACCGTTCGCGGCGTGCAGAAGCTGCTCGCCGGCGGCGCGGCCGAGCCGGCCACGGTCGAGGCTGCCGTGCCACCACCCGCAGCGCCCCTCCCTGCCACGGCCGACGCTCCCACCACCGACCGTAAGGCACTCGCCCAGGTGCGTGACGCGCTCGCCCGGCTGCTGGCCGATGACGCCCCCGGCCATCTCTGA
- a CDS encoding integration host factor subunit alpha produces MAATGTLTRADLAEALHRDVGLSRAESATFVEQVLAHMCGALARGENVKISGFGSFVLREKSERIGRNPKTGVEVPIAPRRVLTFRASQSMRDDIIDAG; encoded by the coding sequence ATGGCGGCCACAGGTACATTGACCCGCGCGGATCTCGCCGAGGCGCTGCATCGCGACGTGGGCCTGTCGCGGGCCGAATCGGCGACCTTCGTGGAGCAGGTGCTGGCCCATATGTGCGGCGCGCTGGCGCGGGGCGAGAATGTGAAGATTTCCGGCTTCGGCAGCTTCGTGCTGCGCGAGAAATCCGAGCGGATCGGGCGCAATCCCAAGACCGGCGTGGAAGTGCCGATCGCGCCGCGCCGGGTGCTCACCTTCCGCGCCAGCCAGTCGATGCGCGACGACATCATCGACGCCGGCTGA
- a CDS encoding beta-ketoacyl-ACP synthase III: protein MSGRLRNVVIAGSGSALPARRVSNAELAETVDTSDEWIVERTGIRFRHIAGEGETTGTLARDAATRALEAAGIAAEDVGLIVLATATPDQTFPSTATKVQEMLGIRDCVAFDVQAVCSGFLYALSVAESMIRGGTADTAIVIGAETFSRILDWEDRTTCVLFGDGAGAVVLKAETPAEGDVPRGVLAVKLHADGRHNQLLYVDGGPSTTQTVGKLRMKGQEVFRHAVTNLASVLGEVMDLAGLPTSEIDWLVPHQANRRILDATARKLGLSPDRVVVTVDEHANTSAASVPLAFDQAVRDGRIQRGQLVVFEAMGGGFTWGAAAVRY, encoded by the coding sequence GTGAGCGGACGGCTGCGGAATGTCGTGATCGCCGGATCGGGATCGGCGCTGCCGGCGCGTCGCGTGTCCAATGCCGAGCTGGCGGAGACGGTCGACACGTCCGACGAGTGGATCGTCGAGCGCACCGGCATCCGCTTCCGCCATATCGCGGGCGAGGGCGAGACGACCGGCACGCTCGCGCGCGACGCCGCGACCCGCGCGCTGGAGGCGGCGGGCATCGCGGCGGAGGATGTCGGCCTGATCGTGCTGGCGACCGCCACCCCCGACCAGACCTTTCCCTCCACCGCCACCAAGGTGCAGGAGATGCTCGGCATCCGCGATTGCGTCGCGTTCGACGTGCAGGCGGTCTGCTCGGGCTTCCTCTACGCTTTGTCGGTGGCCGAGAGCATGATTCGCGGCGGGACGGCGGATACCGCGATCGTGATCGGCGCCGAGACGTTCAGCCGCATTCTCGACTGGGAGGATCGCACGACCTGCGTGCTGTTCGGCGATGGCGCGGGTGCCGTGGTGCTGAAGGCGGAAACGCCGGCCGAGGGCGATGTCCCGCGCGGCGTGCTGGCGGTGAAGCTGCACGCCGATGGGCGGCACAATCAATTGCTCTATGTCGATGGCGGCCCCTCGACCACGCAGACCGTGGGCAAGCTGCGCATGAAGGGGCAGGAGGTGTTCCGCCACGCTGTTACCAACCTCGCCAGCGTGCTCGGCGAGGTGATGGATCTGGCCGGCTTGCCGACGAGCGAGATCGACTGGCTGGTGCCGCACCAAGCCAACCGCCGCATCCTCGACGCCACCGCACGCAAGCTGGGGCTTTCGCCCGATCGGGTGGTGGTGACGGTGGACGAGCATGCCAACACGTCGGCCGCGTCGGTGCCGCTGGCGTTCGATCAGGCGGTGCGCGACGGCCGCATCCAGCGCGGGCAGCTTGTCGTGTTCGAGGCGATGGGTGGCGGCTTCACTTGGGGCGCGGCGGCCGTTCGGTATTGA
- the plsX gene encoding phosphate acyltransferase PlsX, protein MTAGKPLIALDAMGGDGGPAMTVAGAARVAARDPNIRFILFGDEGLIAAEVARHKALGPCVEIVHAPDVISGEDRPSQAIRRTKTTSMGMAILAVKEGRADAAVSAGNTGALMAMSKLALRTMAGIDRPALAGILPTLGKHNLVMLDLGANTECDARNLAQFAVMGAAYSKIVIGVDLPRVRLLNIGSEEMKGTDTIRDAAQLLREAEHLHLSFEGFIESDRLGRGEADVIVTDGFSGNIALKTVEGTARFVTDLLRRAFTSSFRSKMGFLLSKPALHLLRVHLDPNNYNGAVFLGLNGLVVKSHGGANPHGMANAIGVAKKLAAERIADRIAEDLAQIATKAAA, encoded by the coding sequence ATGACGGCCGGTAAACCCCTCATCGCGCTCGACGCGATGGGTGGCGATGGTGGCCCGGCGATGACGGTCGCGGGCGCGGCACGGGTCGCCGCCCGCGATCCCAACATCCGTTTCATCCTGTTCGGGGACGAAGGGCTGATCGCCGCCGAGGTCGCGCGCCACAAGGCGCTCGGCCCCTGTGTCGAGATCGTCCACGCGCCCGACGTGATTTCCGGCGAGGATCGGCCGAGCCAGGCGATCCGCCGCACCAAGACCACATCGATGGGGATGGCGATCCTCGCGGTGAAGGAAGGCCGCGCCGACGCGGCGGTCTCCGCCGGTAACACCGGCGCGCTGATGGCCATGTCGAAACTGGCGCTGCGCACGATGGCCGGCATCGATCGACCCGCGCTGGCCGGCATCCTGCCGACGCTCGGCAAGCACAACCTTGTGATGCTCGATCTGGGCGCCAACACCGAATGCGACGCGCGCAACCTGGCGCAGTTCGCGGTGATGGGGGCGGCCTATTCCAAGATCGTGATCGGCGTCGATCTGCCCCGCGTCCGCCTGCTGAACATCGGCAGCGAGGAGATGAAGGGCACCGACACGATCCGCGACGCCGCGCAGCTACTGCGCGAGGCCGAGCATCTGCACCTGAGCTTCGAGGGCTTCATCGAGAGCGACCGGCTGGGGCGCGGCGAGGCCGACGTGATCGTGACCGACGGCTTTTCGGGCAATATCGCGCTCAAGACGGTGGAGGGCACGGCGCGCTTCGTGACCGATCTGCTGCGCCGCGCCTTCACCTCCAGCTTCCGATCGAAGATGGGCTTCCTGCTGTCGAAGCCGGCGCTGCATCTGCTGAGGGTCCACCTCGACCCCAACAATTACAATGGCGCGGTCTTCCTCGGCCTCAACGGGCTGGTGGTGAAGAGCCATGGCGGCGCCAATCCGCACGGCATGGCCAACGCGATCGGCGTGGCCAAGAAGCTGGCGGCCGAGCGGATCGCCGATCGCATCGCCGAGGATCTGGCGCAGATCGCCACCAAGGCCGCCGCGTGA
- the rpmF gene encoding 50S ribosomal protein L32, with protein MAVPKRKTSPSKRNMRRSHDALTVEAFQECPNCGELKRPHNLCNACGHYNGREVVSTEA; from the coding sequence ATGGCCGTCCCCAAGCGAAAGACCTCGCCTTCCAAGCGCAACATGCGCCGCAGCCATGACGCGCTGACCGTCGAGGCATTCCAGGAATGCCCGAATTGTGGTGAGCTGAAGCGTCCGCACAACCTGTGCAACGCCTGCGGCCACTATAACGGCCGTGAGGTCGTGAGCACCGAGGCCTGA